A genomic stretch from Hemibagrus wyckioides isolate EC202008001 linkage group LG02, SWU_Hwy_1.0, whole genome shotgun sequence includes:
- the mosmoa gene encoding uncharacterized protein C16orf52 homolog B — MDKLTIISGCLFLAADIFAIASVANPDWINTGESAGALTVGLVRQCQTIHGRDRTCIPPRLPPEWVTTLFFIIMGIISLTVTCGLLVASHWRREATKYARWIAFTGMILFCMAALIFPIGFYINEVGGQPYKLPNNTVVGSSYVLFVLSIFFTIVGLLFAGKVCLPG; from the exons ATGGATAAACTGACCATAATTTCAGGGTGTCTCTTTCTGGCTGCGGATATATTTGCCATAGCTAGCGTCGCAAACCCGGACTGGATCAACACGGGCGAATCTGCGG GTGCGCTGACCGTGGGTTTGGTGAGGCAGTGTCAAACCATCCACGGCCGAGACAGAACCTGCATCCCGCCTCGATTGCCACCCGAGTGGGTGACCACgctgttcttcatcatcatggGCATCATCTCCCTCACGGTTACCTGCGGCCTGCTAGTGGCATCACACTGGCGCCGGGAAGCCACAAAGTATGCGCGGTGGATAGCCTTCACAGGAA TGATCTTGTTCTGCATGGCAGCACTCATCTTCCCCATCGGCTTCTACATTAACGAAGTTGGCGGTCAGCCGTACAAGCTGCCCAACAACACGGTGGTGGGCTCGTCCTACGTGCTCTTCGTACTCTCCATCTTCTTCACAATAGTGGGGCTGCTGTTTGCGGGAAAAGTCTGCCTGCCTGGCTGA